Proteins encoded within one genomic window of Microbacterium soli:
- a CDS encoding NAD(P)-dependent alcohol dehydrogenase, which translates to MSAPVHQRAVIQQRFGPVEEVLSWTEDLPVRPPQAGQVQVRVEAAGINPIDWQMIQGNRRLITPRRFPFIPLFDIAGTVSAVGSGVTRFRIGDRVHGDNHLQAGGASEYANVDESLLNEIPAGLDFADAAAVPLAAQTALAVLDAGGVTNGSRVAVIGASGGVGTFIVQMLRSRGARIVAVSSSRNHALVRTLGADDVIDHRTTTLADSYPLSSFDTVIDCVGGRDKWLQARRVLRRGGSFVTISRDEDETVTPASALRMLATIGLRRLRGMIGARIKYIPVFLRASADLLGRVDAMVDDGGVAPQIAARFPFTLEGVHAALARSRTGRTPGKIVIEMTHAGAPL; encoded by the coding sequence ATGAGTGCTCCCGTTCACCAGCGTGCCGTGATCCAGCAGCGTTTCGGCCCCGTCGAGGAAGTCCTCTCGTGGACGGAGGATCTTCCCGTCCGCCCACCGCAGGCCGGTCAGGTGCAGGTTCGGGTCGAGGCCGCCGGGATCAACCCGATCGACTGGCAGATGATCCAAGGCAACCGGCGACTGATCACGCCGCGCCGATTCCCGTTCATCCCGCTGTTCGACATCGCCGGGACCGTTTCGGCGGTGGGGTCCGGAGTGACACGATTCCGAATCGGGGACCGGGTTCACGGCGACAACCACCTCCAGGCCGGCGGCGCGTCGGAATATGCGAACGTGGATGAGTCGCTGCTGAACGAGATCCCGGCCGGGCTCGATTTCGCCGACGCCGCGGCGGTCCCGCTCGCGGCGCAGACTGCGCTGGCGGTCCTCGATGCGGGCGGAGTCACCAACGGGTCTCGGGTGGCCGTCATCGGGGCGTCGGGCGGGGTCGGCACGTTCATCGTGCAGATGCTGCGCAGTCGGGGTGCCCGCATCGTGGCCGTCTCGAGCAGTCGCAATCATGCACTGGTGCGAACACTCGGAGCCGACGATGTCATCGACCACCGCACGACGACACTCGCCGACAGCTATCCCCTCTCATCGTTCGACACCGTCATCGATTGCGTCGGTGGGCGGGACAAGTGGCTCCAGGCCAGAAGGGTGCTCCGACGCGGGGGAAGCTTCGTCACCATCTCCCGCGACGAGGACGAGACGGTGACCCCGGCGTCCGCTCTGCGGATGCTGGCCACGATAGGCCTGCGTCGCCTGCGCGGGATGATCGGAGCACGCATCAAGTACATCCCGGTCTTCCTCAGAGCATCCGCCGACCTCCTCGGACGTGTGGACGCCATGGTCGATGATGGCGGTGTCGCACCGCAGATCGCTGCGCGCTTCCCCTTCACCCTCGAAGGCGTCCACGCCGCCCTGGCACGCAGCCGGACCGGGCGCACGCCCGGGAAGATCGTCATCGAGATGACCCACGCCGGCGCCCCGCTTTGA